The proteins below come from a single Myxococcus xanthus genomic window:
- a CDS encoding DUF2169 family type VI secretion system accessory protein produces MWALKNRTAYAAERNWTRDKEGVHWWLVAVKATFDIAPGGRLQLADEQPPPVLIPEYFGAPGQSSLRYDSDLLAVKPGTEVLLDGCAHAPRGKPAETVPVSLRLGPLHKVLLVHGPRTYSRGMLGMAVSRPQPFTTSPIRYEAAFGGYDTTDSDPSKHRIDERNPVGRGFATRQAQLTGKPAHTIEYPSGEPATRGPAGFGPIDAAWMPRRKLAGTYDARWERTKKPLLPDDYDPTFALSAPGDQRLDGPLTGGERVELMNMTPEGVLRFELPRISLGFTTHVGRRSEEHGARLTTVLVEPEARRLSLVWQGTLCVPAPDADYLDETEIAELKEAE; encoded by the coding sequence ATGTGGGCACTGAAGAATCGCACTGCGTACGCTGCGGAGCGAAACTGGACGCGTGACAAGGAGGGGGTTCACTGGTGGCTCGTCGCGGTCAAAGCGACTTTTGACATCGCGCCCGGGGGGAGACTCCAACTGGCGGACGAACAGCCTCCTCCTGTGCTGATACCGGAGTACTTCGGAGCGCCTGGTCAGTCGAGCTTGCGCTATGATTCGGACCTGCTGGCGGTGAAACCGGGCACGGAGGTGCTGCTCGATGGTTGCGCGCACGCGCCTCGCGGTAAGCCCGCAGAGACGGTGCCGGTCTCGCTGCGGCTCGGACCGCTCCACAAGGTCCTGCTCGTGCACGGGCCACGCACCTACTCTCGGGGGATGCTCGGGATGGCAGTGAGCCGGCCCCAGCCGTTCACCACGAGCCCCATTCGCTATGAAGCCGCGTTCGGGGGCTATGACACGACGGACTCCGACCCCAGCAAGCATCGGATCGATGAGCGTAATCCTGTCGGGCGTGGCTTCGCGACACGTCAGGCCCAACTGACGGGCAAGCCCGCCCATACCATCGAGTATCCCAGTGGTGAGCCGGCGACCCGAGGCCCCGCAGGGTTCGGGCCCATCGACGCCGCCTGGATGCCGCGACGCAAGCTCGCGGGGACGTACGACGCCCGGTGGGAGCGTACGAAGAAGCCCCTGCTTCCCGACGACTACGACCCCACATTCGCGTTGAGCGCCCCGGGGGACCAGCGACTCGACGGGCCGCTCACCGGCGGCGAGCGGGTCGAATTGATGAACATGACGCCCGAAGGGGTCCTTCGCTTCGAATTGCCCCGAATCTCGCTTGGTTTTACCACGCATGTGGGCCGGCGGAGCGAGGAGCACGGCGCACGCCTGACCACGGTTCTCGTGGAGCCTGAAGCCAGGCGCCTCTCGCTGGTGTGGCAGGGAACGCTGTGTGTGCCCGCGCCGGATGCGGACTACCTCGACGAGACGGAGATTGCAGAATTGAAGGAGGCGGAATGA
- a CDS encoding TIGR02270 family protein, whose translation MPTLRIDVIEEHFSEAAFLYSQWERALRGANYNLEETAQLEERLLAHLDGLVLGGEPVAEALLSPALDGGEPGEVFCSVFASIAESPPAALEVVLALAPVAPPEVLASLRRALELSGRTGLDASLVPLLKAPEASVQALALEVLSFRGAVPRGVALKLLDQADGRVVAAALRGLGTLERDVGHRELRRLLDDNRPQVRLAAIESGLLSGVRAAWDACRQEAQGCGEGAPPARLLQAICGDDEDVERLVALMANDVVRADIVWALGFTGRVAAVEACLELMGHVPSVARLAGESFSAITGLVLKDTYAVELEEGDSLPPLEEDDLEADLSSKEEDNLPVPARAAVADWWQRARQDYSRSGRYLGGKPFSGAALLDVLARGPMRRRHVHARDLALRTQGIHDVQTRAFTARQGAELAEAQRVREHLSTRPLKRAFGG comes from the coding sequence ATGCCCACGCTGAGGATAGACGTCATCGAGGAGCACTTTTCCGAGGCGGCCTTCCTGTACTCGCAATGGGAGCGAGCACTGCGGGGAGCGAACTACAATCTGGAAGAGACAGCGCAGTTGGAGGAGCGGCTGCTGGCACATCTGGACGGACTGGTGCTCGGGGGGGAGCCCGTCGCCGAGGCTCTGCTCAGTCCCGCCCTGGACGGTGGGGAACCTGGGGAGGTGTTTTGCTCAGTGTTCGCCTCCATCGCCGAATCCCCACCTGCTGCGCTGGAAGTGGTACTCGCGCTGGCGCCGGTCGCGCCTCCAGAGGTACTGGCTTCGCTGCGGCGCGCGCTGGAACTCAGCGGGCGCACCGGGTTGGATGCGTCGCTGGTTCCGTTGCTGAAGGCACCCGAGGCATCCGTCCAGGCACTGGCATTGGAGGTGCTTTCGTTCCGCGGAGCCGTACCACGCGGAGTTGCTCTGAAACTGCTCGACCAGGCGGATGGCCGGGTGGTGGCGGCGGCACTGCGGGGCCTTGGCACGCTGGAAAGAGATGTCGGGCACCGGGAGTTGCGGCGACTGTTGGACGACAATCGACCGCAGGTGCGACTGGCGGCCATCGAGTCTGGCCTGCTGTCTGGAGTACGCGCGGCATGGGACGCATGCCGGCAGGAGGCGCAAGGCTGCGGCGAGGGCGCACCTCCGGCCCGACTGCTCCAGGCGATATGCGGGGATGACGAGGACGTCGAGCGCCTGGTGGCGCTCATGGCCAATGACGTCGTCCGCGCGGACATCGTGTGGGCACTGGGCTTCACAGGGCGGGTTGCTGCCGTGGAGGCTTGTCTGGAGTTGATGGGGCATGTGCCATCGGTGGCACGACTGGCTGGCGAGTCCTTTAGCGCCATCACCGGGCTGGTGCTGAAGGACACTTACGCCGTGGAGTTAGAGGAGGGGGATTCGCTCCCGCCACTGGAGGAAGATGACCTCGAAGCCGACCTTTCTTCCAAGGAAGAGGACAATCTGCCGGTGCCGGCCCGTGCAGCAGTCGCTGACTGGTGGCAGCGAGCGCGTCAGGATTACTCTCGGAGTGGACGCTACCTGGGCGGCAAGCCGTTCAGTGGCGCGGCGCTGTTGGACGTGCTGGCGAGGGGGCCCATGCGTCGACGTCACGTCCACGCACGAGACCTGGCACTGAGGACGCAGGGCATACACGACGTTCAAACACGTGCGTTCACTGCCCGACAGGGGGCGGAACTGGCCGAAGCACAGCGCGTGCGCGAGCACCTGTCGACACGTCCACTGAAGCGTGCTTTTGGGGGGTGA
- a CDS encoding LysE family translocator: MFFDPTRLTAYFLAVLALILTPGPDTMFVLARSMGQGRKAGIVSALGIFVGCLFHIAAAAFGLSTLLATSALAFSVVKWGGAAYLVWMGVQMLRSKDTVAEAVQALPPAGLWRIFRDGVVTNVLNPKVAVFFLAFLPQFVDASAGSTGLQFLGLGLMFSVTGTSWLVLLAAFAGAFGGWMRRNPRVAAWQKRVTGGVFVALGARLALQRQE, from the coding sequence ATGTTCTTCGACCCGACGCGCCTCACGGCCTACTTCCTGGCGGTGCTCGCGCTCATCCTGACGCCCGGGCCGGACACGATGTTCGTGCTGGCCCGGAGCATGGGGCAGGGGCGTAAGGCGGGCATCGTCTCCGCGCTGGGCATCTTCGTCGGATGCCTGTTCCACATCGCCGCGGCGGCGTTCGGGCTGTCGACGTTGCTGGCGACATCGGCGTTGGCCTTCTCCGTGGTGAAGTGGGGTGGGGCGGCCTACCTCGTGTGGATGGGCGTGCAGATGCTGCGCAGCAAGGACACCGTGGCCGAGGCGGTGCAGGCGCTGCCACCCGCTGGCCTGTGGCGCATCTTCCGCGACGGCGTCGTCACCAACGTGCTGAACCCGAAGGTGGCCGTGTTCTTCCTGGCCTTCCTGCCGCAGTTCGTGGACGCGTCCGCGGGCTCGACAGGGCTCCAGTTCCTGGGGCTCGGGTTGATGTTCTCCGTCACGGGCACGTCGTGGCTGGTGCTGCTGGCTGCGTTCGCGGGTGCCTTTGGGGGCTGGATGCGGCGCAATCCGCGCGTGGCGGCGTGGCAGAAGCGCGTCACGGGTGGCGTGTTCGTCGCACTGGGGGCGCGGTTGGCGTTGCAGCGCCAGGAGTAG
- the aqpZ gene encoding aquaporin Z has protein sequence MDASRDRAALARAGNPRNNDAVRKYVAEFIGTFVLVLGGVGAAVLAGDHIGFQGVALAFGLSLLAMVYVIGPISGCHVNPAVTLGLLLSGKMEGKDAVGYVVAQCAGAILGAGVVLLIAKGMPGGYSAVTEGLATNGYGAASPDGFNMGAAFLTEVALTFLLVLTVLGATDARAPVGFAGLAIGLVLALIHLVGIPVTNTSVNPARSLGPAVFAGSVPMGQLWLFIVAPLLGGATAAAVYRTVFRPAVPISAEEAERALRREREARIAEDRAGTRAPV, from the coding sequence ATGGATGCATCCAGGGACAGGGCCGCGCTGGCTCGGGCGGGCAACCCCCGCAACAACGACGCCGTCCGGAAGTACGTTGCGGAGTTCATCGGGACGTTCGTCCTGGTGTTGGGTGGCGTCGGGGCGGCCGTGCTGGCGGGCGACCACATCGGCTTCCAAGGTGTCGCGCTCGCCTTTGGCCTGTCACTGCTGGCCATGGTGTACGTGATTGGGCCCATCTCGGGCTGCCATGTGAATCCGGCGGTGACGCTGGGCCTCTTGCTGTCGGGGAAGATGGAGGGCAAGGACGCGGTCGGCTACGTGGTGGCGCAGTGCGCGGGGGCCATCCTCGGCGCGGGCGTGGTGCTGCTGATTGCCAAGGGCATGCCCGGTGGGTACTCGGCGGTGACCGAGGGACTCGCGACCAACGGGTACGGCGCCGCTTCACCTGACGGCTTCAACATGGGAGCGGCCTTCCTCACGGAGGTGGCGCTCACCTTCTTGCTCGTGCTCACGGTGCTGGGCGCGACGGATGCGCGCGCCCCGGTGGGCTTCGCGGGGCTGGCCATTGGCCTGGTGCTGGCGCTCATCCACTTGGTGGGGATTCCGGTGACGAACACGTCTGTGAATCCGGCGCGCAGCCTGGGGCCGGCGGTGTTCGCGGGGAGCGTGCCCATGGGGCAGCTCTGGCTGTTCATCGTGGCGCCGCTCCTGGGAGGCGCCACCGCGGCGGCGGTGTATCGCACGGTGTTCCGGCCTGCCGTGCCCATCAGCGCGGAGGAGGCCGAGCGGGCGCTGCGGCGCGAGCGTGAGGCGCGAATCGCGGAGGATCGGGCGGGCACGCGCGCGCCCGTCTGA
- the hpt gene encoding hypoxanthine phosphoribosyltransferase, protein MAFYEQEVGVLISEDKLQARVRELAAEITRDYAGKDLTLICVLKGSAFFAIDLAKYIDLPVKLEFLGVSSYQGGTESTGEVRITTDVSKPMAGKHLLIIEDIIDTGLTMQFLLENLRARHPASLKVCTLLEKPSRARTKVDIDYKGFVIDDLFVVGYGLDFGEVYRNIPFIGVMKNK, encoded by the coding sequence TTGGCGTTCTACGAGCAGGAAGTCGGTGTCCTGATTTCCGAGGACAAGTTGCAGGCGCGCGTGCGCGAGCTCGCGGCGGAGATTACGCGCGACTACGCGGGCAAGGACCTGACGCTCATCTGCGTGTTGAAGGGCTCGGCGTTTTTCGCCATCGACCTGGCGAAGTACATCGACCTGCCGGTGAAGTTGGAGTTCCTGGGCGTCTCCAGCTACCAGGGCGGCACGGAGTCCACGGGCGAGGTGCGCATCACCACCGACGTCAGCAAGCCGATGGCTGGCAAGCACCTGCTCATCATCGAGGACATCATCGACACCGGGCTCACCATGCAGTTCCTGCTGGAGAACCTGCGCGCTCGGCACCCCGCGTCGCTGAAGGTGTGCACGCTGCTGGAGAAGCCCTCGCGCGCCCGGACGAAGGTGGACATCGACTACAAGGGCTTCGTCATCGATGACCTCTTCGTCGTGGGCTACGGGCTCGACTTTGGCGAGGTGTACCGGAACATCCCCTTCATCGGGGTGATGAAGAACAAGTAG
- a CDS encoding uracil phosphoribosyltransferase, whose amino-acid sequence MRDTLYSNVPFKLNEMPHHYGPHVHLVGNPFLLTQLATLCSKGVIQPQINRLVETLYVDLVKTVLNAEFPRKNVSLPTRMIDSTPQGLYQGEVIDPQVRVVTVNIARAGTLPSQVTYDLMNATLDPTVVRQDHIIMSRMIDAAEAVVGSEIGGAKIGGDVDDAFVLFPDPMGATGGSLSTAISLYKNKVPGTPRRIITLNLIVTPEYLRKMTTDHPDVIIYALRLDRGLSPPEVFGTEPGALWEKERGLDDRQYIVPGGGGFGEIMNNAYV is encoded by the coding sequence ATGCGCGACACCCTGTACTCCAACGTTCCCTTCAAGCTGAACGAGATGCCCCACCACTATGGGCCTCACGTCCACCTGGTGGGAAATCCCTTTCTCCTGACCCAGCTGGCCACGCTGTGTTCGAAGGGCGTCATCCAGCCGCAGATCAACCGCCTGGTGGAGACGCTGTACGTCGACCTGGTGAAGACGGTGCTCAACGCGGAGTTCCCGCGGAAGAACGTCAGCCTGCCCACGCGGATGATCGACTCCACCCCTCAGGGGCTCTACCAGGGCGAGGTCATCGACCCGCAGGTGCGGGTGGTGACGGTGAACATCGCCCGGGCAGGCACGCTGCCGTCGCAGGTGACGTACGACCTGATGAACGCCACGCTGGACCCGACGGTGGTTCGCCAGGACCACATCATCATGAGCCGCATGATTGATGCCGCGGAGGCGGTGGTGGGCTCGGAGATTGGCGGCGCGAAGATTGGCGGCGACGTGGACGACGCCTTCGTCCTGTTCCCCGACCCCATGGGGGCCACGGGGGGCAGCCTGTCCACGGCGATTTCGCTCTACAAGAACAAGGTGCCCGGGACGCCCCGGCGCATCATCACCCTGAACCTCATCGTCACGCCGGAGTACCTGCGGAAGATGACCACGGACCATCCGGACGTCATCATCTACGCGCTCCGGTTGGACCGGGGCCTGTCCCCGCCGGAGGTGTTCGGCACCGAGCCGGGCGCGCTCTGGGAGAAGGAGCGGGGCCTGGATGACCGGCAGTACATCGTCCCCGGAGGCGGCGGCTTCGGGGAGATCATGAACAACGCGTACGTGTAG
- a CDS encoding thymidine kinase, which produces MHQFPKDIGWIEVICGSMFSGKTEELIRRVQRAVYGKQKVQVFKPRIDNRYDESAVVSHSQHKVLSTAIERAEEIFYRLAPDTQVVGIDEVQFFGSEVVAVVEALANKGLRVICAGLDQDYQGRPFEPMPQLMAVSEYVTKELAICVVCGNPANRSQRIVSSGERVVVGAAGAYEPRCRKCHVAEPAEGTPPQTLELFD; this is translated from the coding sequence TTGCACCAATTCCCCAAAGATATCGGGTGGATAGAGGTCATCTGCGGTTCGATGTTCTCCGGCAAGACGGAGGAGCTGATCCGCCGCGTCCAACGCGCCGTCTACGGCAAGCAGAAGGTGCAGGTCTTCAAGCCGCGCATCGACAACCGCTACGACGAATCCGCGGTGGTGAGCCACTCGCAGCACAAGGTGCTGTCCACCGCCATCGAGCGGGCTGAAGAGATTTTTTACAGGCTCGCGCCCGACACCCAGGTGGTGGGCATCGACGAGGTGCAGTTCTTCGGTTCAGAAGTGGTCGCCGTGGTGGAGGCGCTGGCCAACAAGGGCCTGCGCGTCATCTGCGCGGGCCTGGACCAGGACTACCAGGGGCGCCCCTTCGAACCGATGCCCCAGTTGATGGCGGTGTCGGAGTACGTGACGAAGGAGCTGGCCATCTGCGTGGTGTGCGGGAATCCGGCCAACCGCTCCCAGCGCATCGTGTCCAGTGGTGAGCGGGTGGTGGTGGGCGCGGCGGGCGCGTACGAACCGCGCTGCCGCAAGTGTCACGTGGCGGAACCGGCGGAGGGCACGCCGCCGCAGACGTTGGAACTGTTCGACTGA
- a CDS encoding DUF5658 family protein, producing the protein MGVAATIGQMRGGAWGNRASFYLSPASVALLMLNLLDGLFTLFFLQLGVAEELNPIMREAYEQSPLFFMFSKLVIVNAGLWLLCIHRHLKASRIAIRLGAAVYAVIVVYHLAFLTHLVMHWPQMLT; encoded by the coding sequence ATGGGCGTGGCGGCGACGATCGGACAGATGCGGGGTGGGGCGTGGGGCAACAGGGCTTCTTTCTACCTGTCACCGGCGTCCGTCGCGTTGTTGATGCTGAACCTGCTGGACGGGCTGTTCACCCTCTTCTTCCTCCAACTGGGCGTGGCCGAAGAGCTCAACCCCATCATGCGGGAGGCCTATGAGCAGTCCCCGCTCTTCTTCATGTTCTCCAAGCTGGTCATCGTGAACGCGGGCCTGTGGCTGCTGTGCATCCACCGGCACCTCAAGGCCAGCCGCATCGCCATCCGGCTGGGCGCCGCCGTGTATGCCGTCATCGTGGTCTACCACCTCGCGTTCCTGACCCACCTGGTCATGCACTGGCCGCAAATGCTGACCTAG
- the spoVG gene encoding septation regulator SpoVG — MNITDVRVFPVEEDKLKAYVTITLDHCFVIRDLKVIHGSTGLFIAMPAKKRKDGTYKDIAHPLNADTRSQMERVILMEYERHLHQAQAGMLVAAPADLD, encoded by the coding sequence ATGAACATCACCGACGTCCGGGTGTTTCCGGTCGAAGAGGACAAGCTCAAGGCGTACGTCACCATCACCTTGGACCACTGCTTCGTCATTCGCGATTTGAAGGTCATTCACGGCTCGACCGGGCTCTTCATCGCGATGCCAGCCAAGAAGCGGAAGGATGGGACGTACAAGGACATTGCCCACCCGCTCAACGCGGATACGCGGAGTCAAATGGAACGCGTCATCCTGATGGAGTACGAGCGACACCTCCATCAGGCGCAAGCCGGGATGCTCGTCGCAGCGCCAGCGGACCTCGACTAA
- a CDS encoding ribose-phosphate pyrophosphokinase, whose amino-acid sequence MQPRDFKVFAGNSNPGLAHRICEYLKRPLGKAEVGRFSDGEIHVEIGENVRGHDVFILQSTCPPANDHLMELLIMCDALKRASAGSITAVIPYYGYARQDRKVAPRTPITAKLIADLLESAGAGRVVSMDMHAGQIQGFFNIPSDHLYGSPVFLEDLRKRFPESQELVIVSPDAGGVERARAYSKRLNTGLAIIDKRRPRPNASEVMNLIGDVSGKDAVLVDDMVDTAGTLAQAAAALKAKGARRVVAYAVHPILSGPAIQRIQDSVLEEVVFTDTVPLSPAAQACSKIRLLTTERLFGEAIARIHRADSLSSLFV is encoded by the coding sequence ATGCAGCCGCGTGACTTCAAGGTGTTCGCCGGGAACTCGAATCCCGGCCTGGCGCATCGCATCTGCGAGTACCTCAAGCGCCCTCTGGGCAAGGCGGAGGTCGGTCGGTTCTCGGACGGGGAGATTCACGTCGAGATCGGCGAGAACGTCCGCGGCCACGACGTCTTCATCCTCCAGTCGACCTGCCCGCCTGCGAACGATCACCTGATGGAGTTGCTCATCATGTGTGACGCGCTCAAGCGGGCGAGCGCCGGCTCCATCACCGCCGTCATTCCGTACTACGGGTACGCCCGTCAGGACCGGAAGGTGGCGCCGCGTACGCCCATCACCGCGAAGCTCATCGCGGACCTGCTGGAGTCCGCGGGCGCCGGGCGCGTGGTGTCCATGGACATGCACGCGGGGCAGATCCAGGGCTTCTTCAACATCCCCTCGGACCACCTCTACGGCTCGCCGGTGTTCCTGGAAGACCTGCGCAAGCGCTTCCCGGAGTCGCAGGAGCTGGTCATCGTCTCGCCGGACGCCGGCGGTGTGGAGCGCGCCCGCGCGTACTCCAAGCGGCTGAACACGGGCCTGGCCATCATCGACAAGCGCCGTCCCCGCCCCAACGCGTCGGAGGTGATGAACCTCATCGGCGACGTGAGCGGCAAGGACGCGGTGCTGGTGGACGACATGGTGGACACCGCCGGCACGCTCGCCCAGGCGGCCGCGGCGCTGAAGGCCAAGGGCGCACGGCGCGTGGTGGCATACGCGGTCCACCCCATCCTCTCCGGCCCGGCCATCCAGCGCATCCAGGACTCGGTGCTGGAAGAGGTCGTCTTCACGGACACCGTGCCGCTGTCCCCGGCGGCGCAGGCCTGCTCGAAGATCCGCCTGCTCACCACCGAGCGCCTCTTCGGCGAGGCCATTGCCCGCATCCACCGCGCAGACTCGCTCAGCTCGCTGTTCGTCTGA
- a CDS encoding 50S ribosomal protein L25/general stress protein Ctc, whose protein sequence is MSVNTSTLEAKPREGSGKGVARRLRAQGLIPAVVYGKHLEKPVHISVNPKAVRQAINTPHKFNTLIQIKVEGGDRQVLLKDYQMDPVTRAILHADFLDVRPTDKVKVNVPLVLSGRAQGVADGGLLTQARREIEVWSLPGAIPEKIEVDVTPMKIAEVLHINDLKLPEGVSVKTNVNYTLAVISAPEAVEAGPGAAAAAAAPAKDAKAAPAKDAKAPAKK, encoded by the coding sequence ATGTCCGTCAATACGAGCACCCTCGAGGCCAAGCCGCGTGAGGGTTCCGGCAAGGGCGTTGCCCGCCGCCTGCGCGCCCAGGGTCTGATTCCCGCCGTCGTCTACGGAAAGCACCTGGAGAAGCCGGTGCACATCTCCGTGAACCCCAAGGCGGTCCGCCAGGCCATCAACACCCCGCACAAGTTCAACACCCTGATCCAGATCAAGGTGGAGGGCGGTGACCGCCAGGTGCTCCTGAAGGACTACCAGATGGACCCCGTCACCCGCGCCATCCTGCACGCCGACTTCCTGGACGTGCGCCCCACCGACAAGGTGAAGGTCAACGTGCCGCTGGTGCTCTCCGGCCGCGCGCAGGGTGTGGCGGACGGCGGTCTGCTGACCCAGGCCCGCCGTGAGATCGAGGTCTGGTCGCTTCCGGGCGCCATCCCCGAGAAGATCGAAGTGGACGTGACGCCGATGAAGATCGCTGAGGTGCTCCACATCAACGATCTGAAGCTGCCCGAGGGCGTGTCGGTGAAGACGAACGTCAACTACACCCTGGCCGTCATCAGCGCGCCGGAGGCCGTGGAGGCGGGTCCGGGCGCGGCGGCTGCCGCGGCGGCTCCGGCCAAGGACGCGAAGGCGGCTCCGGCCAAGGACGCGAAGGCCCCGGCGAAGAAGTAG
- the pth gene encoding aminoacyl-tRNA hydrolase, producing MKLIVGLGNPGREYERHRHNIGFMVVEALLSRARAQLNQEKFAAKVGQGTLAGERVLFVEPQTFMNLSGRSVAEAARFFKVPVADVLVIHDELDLPLGRLQLKAGGGSGGHNGLKSIVSSLGDESFIRLRFGIGKPEGPNARERVSDYVLSNFDDGERREMDALIDRAMDMTELWIREGLSVAMNRFNRKA from the coding sequence ATGAAGCTCATCGTCGGACTGGGCAATCCGGGGCGCGAGTACGAGCGGCACCGGCACAACATCGGGTTCATGGTGGTGGAGGCGCTGCTGTCGCGCGCGCGGGCGCAGCTCAACCAGGAGAAGTTCGCGGCCAAGGTCGGCCAGGGCACCCTGGCGGGCGAGCGCGTCCTCTTCGTGGAGCCCCAGACGTTCATGAACCTGTCGGGCCGCTCCGTCGCGGAGGCGGCGCGCTTCTTCAAGGTGCCGGTCGCGGACGTGCTCGTCATTCATGACGAGTTGGACCTGCCCCTGGGCCGACTGCAGCTCAAGGCCGGCGGCGGCAGCGGCGGCCACAACGGCCTCAAGAGCATCGTCTCCAGCCTGGGCGACGAGAGCTTCATCCGCCTGCGCTTCGGCATCGGCAAGCCGGAGGGCCCCAATGCCCGCGAGCGCGTGTCCGACTACGTCCTGTCCAACTTCGACGACGGCGAGCGCCGGGAGATGGATGCGCTCATCGACCGGGCCATGGACATGACGGAGCTGTGGATCCGCGAAGGGCTGTCAGTGGCCATGAACCGGTTCAACCGGAAGGCCTGA
- the rpsF gene encoding 30S ribosomal protein S6: MAETQAATRLREYETIFLVKPDLTDDNVDKLKERVRGIVSREGGKVIRFTVWGKKKTLFPVAKQPRAIYVHTHFLGGAKLVAEIERNLRNLDEVTRYISVKLADEVDPETRPVLEDVKLAGDVEETRPGAPAEREGGFRSEGSEEQGGDSEEESSEEA, from the coding sequence ATGGCTGAGACGCAGGCCGCGACGCGGCTTCGTGAGTACGAGACCATCTTCCTGGTCAAGCCGGACCTGACGGACGACAACGTGGACAAGCTCAAGGAGCGCGTCCGCGGCATCGTTTCCCGTGAGGGTGGCAAGGTCATCCGCTTCACGGTGTGGGGCAAGAAGAAGACCCTGTTCCCCGTGGCGAAGCAGCCCCGCGCCATCTACGTGCACACCCACTTCCTGGGCGGCGCGAAGCTGGTGGCGGAAATCGAGCGCAACCTCCGCAACCTGGACGAGGTCACCCGCTACATCTCCGTGAAGCTCGCGGACGAGGTGGACCCCGAGACGCGTCCGGTGCTCGAGGACGTGAAGCTGGCCGGCGACGTGGAGGAGACCCGTCCGGGCGCTCCCGCGGAGCGCGAGGGTGGCTTCCGCTCCGAGGGTTCCGAGGAGCAGGGCGGCGACTCCGAGGAGGAGTCGTCCGAGGAGGCCTGA
- the rpsR gene encoding 30S ribosomal protein S18, whose amino-acid sequence MSNGTDSKTASAPPARSGGGFGGGGSRGGDRGDRGDRGGDRGDRGGGLGGDDDKRGGGRGFGRKKVCRFCAEKNASVDFKDQATLKYFVTERGKIIPRRISGNCAKHQREVAVAIKRARGIALLPYNAVVG is encoded by the coding sequence ATGAGCAACGGAACGGATAGCAAGACGGCCTCTGCCCCCCCCGCCCGCAGCGGTGGTGGCTTCGGCGGTGGTGGTTCGCGCGGTGGAGACCGGGGTGACCGGGGTGACCGCGGTGGTGATCGCGGCGACCGCGGCGGCGGGCTGGGCGGCGACGACGACAAGCGCGGTGGTGGCCGCGGCTTCGGCCGCAAGAAGGTCTGCCGCTTCTGCGCGGAGAAGAACGCGTCGGTGGACTTCAAGGACCAGGCGACGCTGAAGTACTTCGTGACCGAGCGCGGCAAGATCATCCCCCGCCGCATCTCCGGCAACTGCGCCAAGCACCAGCGCGAGGTGGCGGTGGCCATCAAGCGCGCCCGTGGCATCGCGCTCCTCCCCTACAACGCGGTGGTCGGCTAG
- the rplI gene encoding 50S ribosomal protein L9: MKVILREDIENLGKSGELVTVKDGFGRNFLLPRKKAVLASEQNLRQLEHEKAVIAARNAKLKGAAEEQAKKIGAIKVSIKRRVGDQDKLFGSVTALDIAEAVAAEGQSIDRRHIHLPEPIKALGNYEVELRLHRDVIAKIKLEVLPE, translated from the coding sequence ATGAAGGTCATTCTGCGTGAGGACATCGAGAACCTGGGCAAGTCCGGGGAACTCGTCACCGTGAAGGACGGCTTCGGCCGCAACTTCCTCCTGCCCCGCAAGAAGGCGGTTCTGGCCAGCGAGCAGAACCTCCGCCAGTTGGAGCACGAGAAGGCGGTCATCGCCGCTCGGAACGCCAAGCTGAAGGGCGCGGCCGAGGAGCAGGCGAAGAAGATTGGCGCCATCAAGGTCAGCATCAAGCGCCGCGTGGGCGATCAGGACAAGCTGTTCGGCTCCGTCACGGCGCTGGACATCGCGGAGGCGGTTGCCGCCGAGGGTCAGAGCATCGACCGCCGCCACATCCACCTGCCCGAGCCCATCAAGGCCCTGGGCAACTACGAGGTGGAGCTGCGCCTGCACCGCGACGTCATCGCGAAGATCAAGCTCGAGGTCCTGCCGGAGTAA